From one Pseudomonas fluorescens genomic stretch:
- a CDS encoding dipeptidase yields MSPAELHADSIVIDGLIIAKWNRELFEDMRKGGLTAANCTVSVWEGFQATVNNIAASQKLIRENSDLVMPVRSTADIRKAKEVGKTGILFGFQNAHAFEDQIGYVEVFKQLGVGIVQMCYNTQNLVGTGCYERDGGLSGFGREIVAEMNRVGVMCDLSHVGSKTSEEVILESKKPVCYSHCLPSGLKEHPRNKSDEELKFIADHGGFVGVTMFAPFLAKGIDSTIDDYAEAIEYTMNIVGEDSIGIGTDFTQGHGQDFFEYLTHDKGYARRLTSFGKIINPLGIRTVGEFPNLTETLLKRGHSERVVRKIMGENWVNVLKDVWGE; encoded by the coding sequence ATGAGCCCAGCCGAATTACACGCAGACAGCATCGTTATCGACGGGCTGATCATTGCCAAATGGAACCGCGAGCTGTTCGAAGACATGCGCAAGGGCGGCCTGACCGCGGCCAACTGTACGGTGTCGGTCTGGGAAGGCTTCCAGGCCACGGTCAACAACATCGCCGCCAGCCAGAAGCTGATCCGTGAGAACAGCGACCTGGTGATGCCGGTGCGCAGCACCGCCGACATCCGCAAGGCCAAGGAAGTGGGCAAGACCGGCATCCTCTTCGGCTTCCAGAACGCCCATGCTTTCGAAGACCAGATCGGCTATGTCGAGGTGTTCAAGCAGCTCGGCGTGGGCATCGTGCAGATGTGCTACAACACCCAGAACCTGGTCGGTACCGGCTGCTACGAGCGTGACGGCGGGCTGTCGGGCTTTGGCCGCGAGATCGTCGCCGAGATGAACCGCGTCGGGGTCATGTGCGACCTGTCCCATGTCGGTTCCAAGACCTCCGAAGAAGTCATCCTCGAATCGAAAAAGCCGGTGTGCTACTCCCACTGCCTGCCTTCCGGGCTCAAGGAGCACCCGCGCAACAAGTCCGACGAAGAGCTCAAGTTCATTGCCGACCACGGCGGTTTCGTCGGCGTGACCATGTTCGCGCCGTTCCTGGCCAAGGGTATCGATTCGACCATCGACGACTACGCCGAAGCCATCGAATACACCATGAACATCGTCGGTGAAGACTCCATCGGTATCGGCACCGACTTCACCCAGGGCCACGGCCAGGACTTCTTCGAATACCTGACCCACGACAAGGGCTACGCCCGGCGTCTGACCAGCTTCGGCAAGATCATCAACCCGCTGGGCATCCGCACCGTGGGCGAGTTCCCCAACCTCACCGAGACCCTGCTCAAGCGCGGCCATTCCGAGCGCGTGGTGCGCAAGATCATGGGCGAGAACTGGGTCAACGTGCTCAAGGATGTCTGGGGCGAATAA
- a CDS encoding electron transfer flavoprotein subunit alpha/FixB family protein has protein sequence MSDIIRRDPRAEWIARNRLHPLHAAMQQTQQHSWMGPNGIIRKNPHGVGFIGPNGIKRIDRSGAQQGGSSKRTAAAVVQLPLHQVAQPAFYIAVVPDMVGGRLGSHDRDLLGLARSLAGSDGAVLAMVFGEHKESNFSTAGVDRLLVIEGDEFAGYAPEQLVQGLRAVDNQYSPRHWLLPDSRTGGGELGRRFAAAIGERPATRVWQVKDGQCSGRAGAGQQDLIRGLPRLILAAAECAEPVSETRHEALPVQLSTSAVRSLSRIEDLGPVAVDPAAIAMAEAEFIVSGGNGVKDWDLFHRATVALGATEGASRVAVDDGFMPRNRQVGATGTWVTARVYVAVGISGAIQHLQGIGACDKVVAINMDPGCDMIKRADLSVIGDSAAILQALIEAVENYRNDAKRDAA, from the coding sequence ATGAGCGACATTATTCGCCGTGATCCGCGCGCCGAGTGGATCGCCCGCAACCGCCTGCACCCGCTGCACGCGGCCATGCAGCAGACTCAGCAGCACAGCTGGATGGGGCCCAACGGCATCATCCGCAAGAATCCGCACGGGGTCGGTTTCATTGGCCCCAACGGTATCAAGCGCATCGATCGTAGCGGCGCCCAGCAGGGCGGCAGCAGCAAGCGCACTGCAGCAGCCGTGGTGCAATTGCCGCTGCACCAGGTGGCGCAGCCGGCGTTCTACATCGCCGTGGTCCCGGACATGGTCGGCGGCCGCCTGGGCAGCCACGACCGCGATCTGCTGGGCCTGGCCCGCAGCCTGGCCGGCAGTGACGGTGCGGTGCTGGCGATGGTGTTTGGCGAACACAAGGAAAGCAACTTTTCCACAGCCGGCGTCGATCGCTTACTGGTGATCGAAGGTGACGAGTTCGCAGGTTATGCGCCGGAGCAACTGGTGCAGGGTCTGCGCGCTGTGGATAACCAGTACAGCCCACGCCATTGGCTGCTGCCGGACAGTCGTACCGGTGGCGGTGAGCTGGGCCGGCGCTTTGCCGCGGCCATTGGCGAACGCCCGGCTACGCGCGTCTGGCAGGTCAAGGACGGGCAATGCAGCGGCCGCGCCGGCGCTGGCCAGCAGGACCTGATCCGCGGCCTGCCACGGTTGATCCTGGCGGCTGCCGAATGCGCGGAACCGGTCAGCGAAACTCGCCACGAAGCCTTGCCGGTGCAGTTATCCACAAGCGCTGTGCGCAGCTTGTCGCGAATTGAAGACCTCGGCCCTGTGGCCGTCGACCCGGCCGCCATTGCCATGGCCGAGGCCGAGTTCATCGTCTCGGGCGGCAACGGCGTCAAGGACTGGGACCTGTTCCACCGCGCCACCGTTGCGCTGGGCGCTACCGAAGGCGCTTCGCGGGTGGCCGTGGACGACGGCTTCATGCCGCGCAATCGCCAGGTCGGTGCTACCGGTACCTGGGTGACCGCGCGGGTTTATGTGGCTGTGGGTATTTCCGGGGCGATCCAGCACCTGCAGGGCATCGGGGCCTGCGACAAGGTGGTGGCGATCAACATGGACCCGGGCTGCGACATGATCAAGCGTGCCGACCTGTCGGTGATCGGCGACAGCGCGGCGATTCTCCAGGCGCTGATCGAGGCTGTGGAAAACTACCGCAACGACGCCAAGCGCGATGCGGCCTAA
- the gbcA gene encoding glycine-betaine demethylase subunit GbcA, translating to MDVTATLSLGDPLEPARKATAEMLQSRERTYSLSQPFYCDERLFQIDMEEIFQKEWLIAGMTCEIPTKGNFITLQIGKNPILVVRGAEGQVHAFHNVCRHRGSRLCTSDKGKVAKLVCHYHQWTYELDGRLLFAGTEMGADFDMKQYGLKPVNIKTAGGYIFISLAENPPAIDDFLATLTHYMEPYDMENTKVAVQTTLMEKANWKLVLENNRECYHCSGSHPELLKTLLEWDDVTDPRADQAFKDHVAASAAAWDAEKIPYAHASFGLRNRIVRMPLLKGTVSMTLDGKQGCQKLMGRIKNPDLGSMRILHLPHSWNHCMGDHIIVFTVWPISAQETMVTTKWLVHKDAVEGVDYDPARMRQVWDATNDQDRRLAEENQRGINSTAYQPGPYSKTYEFGVVNFVDWYSERMLSNLGAAPAPYLKGVAAQ from the coding sequence ATGGACGTCACCGCAACTTTGAGTCTGGGCGATCCACTGGAACCTGCACGCAAGGCCACCGCCGAAATGCTGCAGAGCCGCGAGCGGACCTACTCGCTGTCACAGCCGTTCTACTGCGACGAGCGCCTGTTCCAGATCGATATGGAAGAGATCTTCCAGAAGGAATGGCTGATCGCCGGGATGACCTGCGAAATCCCGACCAAGGGCAACTTCATCACCTTGCAGATCGGCAAGAACCCGATCCTGGTGGTGCGCGGAGCCGAAGGCCAGGTGCATGCCTTCCATAACGTCTGCCGCCATCGCGGTTCGCGCCTGTGCACCAGCGACAAGGGCAAGGTCGCCAAGCTGGTCTGCCATTACCACCAGTGGACCTACGAGCTGGACGGCCGTCTGCTGTTCGCCGGCACCGAGATGGGCGCCGATTTCGACATGAAGCAGTACGGGCTCAAGCCGGTCAACATCAAGACCGCCGGTGGCTACATCTTCATCAGCCTGGCCGAGAACCCGCCGGCGATCGATGACTTCCTCGCCACCCTGACCCACTACATGGAACCCTATGACATGGAGAACACCAAGGTGGCGGTGCAAACCACCTTGATGGAAAAGGCCAACTGGAAACTGGTGCTGGAAAACAACCGCGAGTGCTACCACTGCAGCGGCTCGCACCCTGAACTGCTGAAAACCCTGCTGGAATGGGACGACGTCACCGACCCGCGCGCCGACCAAGCGTTCAAGGACCATGTCGCCGCCTCGGCCGCCGCCTGGGATGCCGAGAAGATCCCCTACGCTCACGCAAGCTTCGGCCTGCGCAACCGCATCGTACGCATGCCGCTGCTCAAAGGCACGGTATCGATGACCCTGGACGGCAAGCAGGGCTGCCAGAAGCTCATGGGCCGGATCAAGAACCCTGACCTGGGCTCGATGCGCATCCTGCACCTGCCGCACTCGTGGAACCACTGCATGGGCGATCACATCATCGTCTTCACCGTGTGGCCAATCAGTGCGCAAGAGACCATGGTCACGACCAAGTGGCTGGTGCACAAGGATGCGGTTGAAGGCGTGGATTACGACCCGGCGCGCATGCGCCAGGTGTGGGATGCCACCAACGATCAGGACCGCCGCCTGGCGGAAGAGAACCAGCGCGGGATCAACTCCACGGCGTACCAGCCAGGGCCTTATTCGAAGACCTATGAGTTTGGTGTGGTCAACTTTGTCGATTGGTACAGCGAGCGGATGCTGAGCAACCTGGGGGCGGCGCCGGCGCCTTATCTCAAGGGTGTGGCTGCGCAGTAG
- the dgcA gene encoding dimethylglycine demethylation protein DgcA, which yields MAFEAMFQPIQIGKLTIRNRVLSTAHAEVYATDGGMTTDRYVKYYEEKAKGGIGLAICGGSSVVAIDSPQEWWASVNLSTDRIIPHFQNLADAMHKHGAKIMIQITHMGRRSRWDGFNWPTLMSPSGVREPVHRATCKTIEPEEIWRVIGNYAQAARRAKEGGLDGVELSAVHQHMIDQFWSPRVNKRTDEWGGTFEGRMKFGLEVLKAVRAEVGPDFCVGMRICGDEFHPDGLSHEDMKEIAKYYDATGMLDFFGVIGSGCDTHNTLANVIPNMSFPPEPFLHLAAGIKEVVKVPVLHAQNIKDPNQATRILEGGYVDMVGMTRAHIADPHLIAKIKMGQIDQIKQCVGANYCIDRQYQGLDVLCIQNAATSREYMGVPHIIEKSTGPKRKVVVVGAGPAGMEAARVAAERGHDVTLFEKKDAIGGQISIAAKAPQRDQIAGITRWYQLELARLKVDLRVGTAADIDTIQDLRPDIIVLAVGGHPFIEQNEHWGAAEGLVVSSWDVLDGKVAPGKNVLVYDTICEFTGMSVADYIADKGSQVEIVTDDIKPGVAIGGTSFPTYYRSMYPKEVIMTGDLMLEKVYREGDKLVAVLENEYTGAKEERVVDQVVIENGVRPDEALYYGLKEGSRNKGQIDIEALFAIKPQPILSQPGEGYLLYRIGDCVAQRNTHAAIYDALRLCKDF from the coding sequence ATGGCTTTCGAAGCAATGTTCCAGCCGATCCAGATCGGCAAACTGACCATCCGCAACCGGGTACTGAGCACCGCGCACGCCGAGGTCTATGCCACCGATGGCGGCATGACCACCGACCGCTACGTGAAGTACTACGAAGAAAAAGCCAAGGGCGGTATCGGCCTGGCCATCTGCGGGGGGTCCTCGGTGGTGGCCATCGACAGCCCGCAGGAATGGTGGGCTTCGGTGAACCTCTCGACCGACCGCATCATCCCGCACTTTCAGAACCTGGCAGATGCCATGCACAAACATGGCGCCAAGATCATGATCCAGATTACCCACATGGGCCGTCGCTCGCGCTGGGACGGCTTCAACTGGCCGACCCTGATGTCACCATCAGGCGTGCGTGAACCGGTGCACCGCGCCACTTGCAAGACTATCGAGCCGGAAGAAATCTGGCGGGTGATCGGCAACTATGCGCAAGCCGCGCGCCGGGCCAAAGAAGGCGGTCTGGACGGGGTCGAGCTGTCGGCAGTGCACCAGCACATGATCGACCAGTTCTGGAGCCCGCGGGTCAACAAGCGTACCGACGAATGGGGCGGCACCTTTGAAGGCCGGATGAAGTTCGGCCTGGAAGTGCTCAAGGCCGTGCGCGCCGAAGTCGGCCCGGATTTTTGCGTGGGCATGCGGATCTGCGGTGACGAATTCCATCCCGATGGCCTCAGCCACGAGGACATGAAGGAGATCGCCAAGTACTACGATGCCACCGGCATGCTGGATTTCTTCGGCGTGATCGGCTCGGGGTGCGACACCCACAACACCCTGGCCAACGTTATTCCCAACATGAGCTTCCCGCCCGAGCCGTTCCTGCACCTGGCGGCCGGCATCAAGGAAGTGGTCAAGGTTCCGGTGCTGCATGCACAGAACATCAAGGACCCGAACCAGGCCACACGCATCCTTGAAGGCGGCTATGTCGACATGGTCGGCATGACCCGCGCGCACATTGCCGATCCGCACCTGATCGCCAAGATCAAGATGGGCCAGATCGACCAGATCAAGCAGTGCGTCGGTGCCAACTACTGCATCGACCGCCAGTACCAGGGCCTGGATGTGCTGTGCATCCAGAACGCTGCGACTTCCCGTGAGTACATGGGCGTACCGCACATCATCGAGAAAAGCACCGGGCCCAAGCGCAAGGTGGTGGTGGTTGGCGCCGGGCCTGCGGGCATGGAAGCTGCGCGCGTGGCCGCCGAACGCGGTCATGACGTTACCCTGTTCGAGAAGAAAGACGCCATCGGCGGGCAGATCAGCATTGCCGCCAAGGCGCCGCAACGTGACCAGATCGCCGGTATCACCCGTTGGTACCAGCTGGAGCTGGCGCGGCTGAAGGTCGACCTGCGCGTGGGTACGGCGGCCGATATCGACACCATTCAGGACCTGCGCCCGGACATCATCGTGCTGGCGGTGGGCGGCCATCCGTTCATCGAGCAGAACGAACACTGGGGCGCCGCCGAAGGGCTGGTGGTCAGCAGCTGGGACGTGCTCGACGGCAAGGTGGCGCCGGGCAAGAACGTGCTGGTGTACGACACCATCTGCGAATTCACCGGCATGTCGGTGGCCGACTATATCGCCGACAAGGGCAGCCAGGTCGAGATCGTCACCGACGACATCAAGCCGGGCGTGGCCATCGGCGGTACGTCGTTCCCGACCTACTACCGCAGCATGTACCCCAAGGAAGTGATCATGACCGGCGACCTGATGCTGGAAAAGGTCTACCGCGAGGGCGACAAGCTGGTGGCGGTGCTGGAGAACGAATACACCGGCGCCAAAGAGGAGCGGGTGGTCGACCAGGTGGTGATCGAGAACGGCGTGCGGCCGGACGAGGCGCTGTACTACGGCCTCAAGGAAGGTTCGCGCAACAAGGGCCAGATCGACATTGAGGCGCTGTTCGCGATCAAGCCGCAGCCGATCCTCAGCCAGCCGGGCGAAGGTTACCTGCTGTATCGCATCGGTGACTGCGTGGCGCAGCGCAATACACACGCGGCCATTTACGACGCACTTCGGCTTTGTAAGGATTTCTAA
- a CDS encoding 4-vinyl reductase, with protein MAKIAPQLPIEVDSETGVWTSDALPMLYVPRHFFVNNHMGIEEVLGADAYAEILYKAGYKSAWHWCEKEAECHGLEGVAVFEHYMKRLSQRGWGLFKIQDIDLDKGTASVKLEHSAFVYVYGKVGRKVDYMFTGWFAGAMDQILAARGSNIRTVAEQVYGGSEEGHDDGLFIVKPL; from the coding sequence ATGGCCAAGATCGCCCCGCAATTGCCTATCGAAGTCGACAGCGAAACCGGTGTCTGGACCAGCGATGCCCTGCCGATGCTGTATGTACCGCGGCATTTCTTCGTCAACAACCACATGGGCATCGAGGAAGTGCTGGGCGCCGACGCTTATGCCGAGATTCTCTACAAGGCCGGCTACAAGTCCGCCTGGCACTGGTGCGAGAAAGAAGCTGAATGCCACGGCCTGGAAGGCGTGGCGGTGTTCGAACACTACATGAAGCGCCTGTCCCAGCGAGGCTGGGGCCTGTTCAAGATTCAGGACATCGACCTCGACAAGGGCACCGCCAGCGTCAAGCTCGAGCATTCGGCGTTCGTGTATGTGTACGGCAAGGTCGGGCGCAAGGTCGACTACATGTTCACCGGCTGGTTCGCCGGGGCCATGGACCAGATCCTGGCGGCCCGCGGCAGCAACATTCGCACGGTCGCCGAGCAGGTCTACGGCGGTTCGGAAGAAGGCCACGACGACGGCCTGTTCATCGTCAAGCCGTTGTAA
- a CDS encoding serine hydrolase domain-containing protein: protein MLRLAFLFSLLLVNSGCSERAPASLPPIRQGDYQAVIEQLRQSIPEQMRKNHVPGLSLALIDGQTLVWAEGFGLADEALQIPVTPATAFRAGSLSTLFTASATLQLVEQQRLNLDAPLSQTLPEFRVRSRFHADARSADRAITLRRLLSHQAGLPSEFLPNLHSADPLMHLPQKAGELWLNHPPGMQMAYSNLGFTLLGAAIERSSGQPFETRLQQHLLKPLGMAHSSFIGTSSLQPYRARGYLQGQRSKDPEISDLPASGLWTTPRDVGQFVQMLFSQGRFDGRQVLNRQSIEQMFRQHNRANGPDVDCPIGLAWYLGPCGDPRIGPQLQQWQHSGSTGDFAAQLSVLPEPKLAVVVMANADTAEALVSDLATQALRLMLQAHGSQLACPRDCQPSLPPLRL, encoded by the coding sequence ATGCTTCGCCTTGCCTTTCTGTTCAGCCTGCTGCTCGTCAACTCCGGCTGCAGCGAACGGGCACCCGCAAGCCTGCCGCCGATCCGCCAGGGTGACTATCAAGCGGTGATCGAACAGTTGCGCCAGAGCATCCCCGAGCAGATGCGCAAGAACCATGTGCCGGGCCTGTCCCTGGCGCTGATCGACGGCCAGACGCTGGTCTGGGCCGAAGGTTTCGGCCTGGCTGACGAGGCGCTGCAAATACCCGTGACCCCCGCCACGGCGTTCCGCGCCGGCTCGCTGTCTACGCTGTTCACCGCCAGCGCCACTTTGCAACTGGTCGAACAACAGCGCCTGAACCTGGATGCCCCGCTGTCGCAGACCCTGCCGGAGTTTCGCGTGCGTTCGCGCTTTCATGCCGATGCCCGCAGTGCTGACCGGGCTATCACCCTGCGCCGTTTGCTCAGCCACCAGGCTGGGCTACCCAGCGAATTTTTGCCGAACCTGCACAGCGCTGATCCATTGATGCACCTGCCGCAAAAAGCCGGCGAGCTGTGGCTTAACCATCCCCCCGGCATGCAGATGGCCTATTCCAACCTGGGCTTCACCCTGCTCGGCGCCGCCATCGAGCGCAGCAGCGGGCAACCCTTCGAAACCCGCCTGCAGCAGCACTTGTTGAAACCCCTGGGCATGGCGCACTCAAGTTTCATCGGCACCAGCAGCCTGCAGCCCTACCGCGCCCGCGGCTACCTGCAGGGCCAGCGCAGTAAGGACCCGGAAATTAGCGACCTGCCGGCTAGCGGCTTGTGGACCACGCCTCGGGATGTCGGCCAGTTCGTGCAAATGCTGTTCTCCCAGGGGCGCTTCGACGGTCGGCAAGTGCTCAATCGCCAGTCGATCGAACAGATGTTCCGCCAGCACAATCGCGCTAATGGGCCGGACGTCGATTGCCCGATTGGCCTGGCCTGGTACCTGGGCCCTTGCGGTGATCCACGTATAGGGCCGCAACTGCAGCAATGGCAACACAGCGGTTCGACCGGAGATTTTGCTGCGCAACTGAGCGTGCTGCCCGAGCCGAAACTGGCAGTGGTGGTGATGGCCAATGCCGATACCGCCGAAGCGCTGGTCAGCGACCTGGCCACCCAGGCCCTGCGCCTGATGCTGCAGGCCCACGGTAGCCAGCTGGCTTGCCCGCGCGACTGTCAGCCGAGCTTGCCGCCGCTGCGGCTCTGA
- a CDS encoding electron transfer flavoprotein subunit beta — protein sequence MHTKVISLVSIGAHPSSGRTRRAEQDARAVELGLQLAGDNLQVLHAGDPREPALRAYLGMGLEHIDVLEQPQGADALGVLGDYLRDAGAQLVLTGSQAETGEGSGMLPFLLAERLGWPLVVGLAEVESIHNGVAQVLQALPRGQRRRLKVRLPLLATVDNAAPKPRQSAFGPARRGVLAARQVAIVEDELFTSAELQPAKPRPKRLKVIKAKSGADRMKAATAKASGGGGQVLKDLSPQDGAQAILKLLLEEGVLR from the coding sequence ATGCACACCAAGGTCATCAGTCTGGTTTCAATCGGTGCCCACCCCAGCTCCGGCCGCACCCGCCGTGCCGAGCAGGATGCCCGGGCAGTGGAACTGGGCCTGCAGCTGGCTGGGGATAACTTGCAAGTGCTGCATGCCGGCGACCCGCGGGAGCCGGCCTTGCGTGCCTACCTGGGCATGGGCCTGGAACACATCGACGTACTCGAACAACCGCAAGGCGCCGATGCCCTGGGGGTGCTTGGCGACTATCTGCGCGACGCCGGGGCCCAACTGGTGCTGACCGGCAGCCAGGCAGAAACCGGTGAAGGCTCGGGGATGCTGCCGTTCCTGCTGGCCGAACGCCTGGGCTGGCCGCTGGTGGTGGGCCTTGCCGAAGTGGAGTCTATCCACAACGGCGTGGCCCAGGTCCTGCAGGCCCTGCCACGGGGCCAGCGGCGCCGCTTGAAGGTGCGCCTGCCGTTGCTCGCTACTGTGGACAACGCCGCGCCCAAGCCGCGCCAGAGCGCGTTTGGCCCGGCGCGGCGTGGGGTATTGGCGGCGCGCCAGGTGGCTATCGTCGAAGACGAGTTATTCACAAGTGCCGAACTGCAACCGGCCAAGCCACGGCCCAAGCGCCTGAAAGTGATCAAGGCCAAGAGCGGCGCCGACCGCATGAAAGCCGCCACCGCCAAGGCCAGTGGCGGCGGTGGACAAGTGCTCAAGGACCTCAGCCCGCAGGACGGTGCGCAAGCCATCCTCAAGCTGTTGCTGGAAGAGGGCGTATTGCGCTGA
- the dgcB gene encoding dimethylglycine demethylation protein DgcB: MLNTLIPILLFAALGLAVLGALRRVRMWRQGRPSKVDLLGGLLAMPRRYMVDLHHVVARDKYMANTHVATAGGFVLAAVLAILVHGFGLHNKILGYALLFATVLMFAGALFVYKRRLNPPSRLSKGPWMRLPKSLLVFAVSFFIATLPVAGILPEGFGGWLLVALLGIGVLWGVSELFFGMTWGGPMKHAFAGALHLAWHRRAERFGGGRSTGLTPIDLEDPQALLGVEKPKDFTWNQLLGFDACVQCGKCEAVCPAFAAGQPLNPKKLIQDMVVGLAGGTDAKFAGSPYPGKPIGEHGGNPHQPIVNGLVDAETLWSCTTCRACVEECPMMIEHVDAIVDMRRHLTLEKGATPNKGAEVLDNLIATDNPGGFAPGGRMNWAADLNLNLLGDIKTAEVLFWVGDGAFDMRNQRTLRAFVKVLKAAQVDFAVLGLEERDSGDVARRLGDEATFQQLARRNIQTMAKYSFKRIVTCDPHSFHVLKNEYGAFGGNYLVQHHSTYIAELIAAGALNLGQHKGGSVTYHDPCYLGRYNGEYEAPREVLRALGIEVKEMQRSGFRSRCCGGGGGAPITDIPGKQRIPDMRMDDIRETAAELVAVGCPQCTAMLEGVVEPRPLIKDLAELVADAILEEQAQASKPAPAKREPAEVH, from the coding sequence ATGTTGAACACCCTTATCCCCATCCTTCTGTTCGCCGCCCTGGGCCTTGCCGTCCTTGGCGCGCTGCGGCGCGTGCGGATGTGGCGCCAGGGTCGGCCGTCGAAGGTCGATCTGCTGGGCGGCTTGCTGGCCATGCCACGGCGCTATATGGTCGACCTGCACCACGTGGTCGCCCGCGACAAGTACATGGCCAACACCCACGTGGCCACGGCTGGCGGCTTCGTCCTGGCAGCGGTACTGGCGATCCTGGTGCATGGCTTTGGCCTGCATAACAAGATTCTTGGCTATGCCTTGCTGTTCGCCACCGTACTGATGTTTGCCGGTGCGCTGTTCGTCTACAAACGTCGCCTCAACCCGCCTTCACGGTTGTCGAAGGGCCCGTGGATGCGCCTGCCGAAAAGTCTGCTGGTGTTTGCCGTGAGCTTCTTCATCGCCACCTTGCCGGTGGCCGGGATTCTCCCTGAGGGCTTCGGCGGCTGGCTGCTGGTGGCGCTGCTGGGTATTGGCGTGCTGTGGGGCGTGTCCGAGCTGTTCTTCGGCATGACCTGGGGCGGGCCGATGAAGCACGCCTTTGCCGGTGCCCTGCACCTGGCCTGGCACCGCCGTGCCGAGCGTTTTGGCGGTGGCCGTTCGACCGGGCTCACGCCCATCGACCTGGAAGACCCGCAAGCGTTGCTGGGGGTGGAAAAACCCAAGGATTTCACCTGGAACCAACTGCTCGGCTTTGACGCCTGCGTGCAGTGCGGCAAATGTGAAGCGGTGTGCCCGGCCTTTGCTGCCGGTCAGCCGTTGAACCCGAAAAAACTTATCCAGGACATGGTCGTCGGCCTGGCCGGCGGCACCGATGCCAAGTTCGCTGGCAGCCCGTACCCTGGCAAACCGATCGGCGAGCATGGCGGCAACCCGCACCAGCCGATCGTCAACGGCCTGGTCGACGCCGAGACCCTGTGGTCGTGCACCACCTGCCGCGCCTGCGTCGAGGAGTGCCCGATGATGATCGAGCACGTCGATGCCATCGTCGACATGCGCCGTCACCTGACCCTGGAAAAAGGCGCGACGCCGAACAAGGGCGCCGAGGTGCTGGACAACCTGATCGCCACCGACAACCCCGGCGGTTTTGCCCCGGGCGGGCGGATGAACTGGGCGGCGGACCTCAACCTCAACCTGCTCGGCGACATCAAGACCGCCGAAGTACTGTTCTGGGTCGGCGATGGTGCCTTTGACATGCGCAACCAGCGCACCCTGCGGGCTTTTGTCAAAGTGCTGAAAGCTGCGCAAGTAGACTTTGCCGTGCTCGGCCTGGAAGAGCGCGACAGCGGCGACGTGGCCCGGCGCCTGGGCGACGAAGCGACCTTCCAGCAACTGGCCAGGCGCAATATCCAGACCATGGCCAAGTACAGCTTCAAGCGCATCGTTACCTGCGACCCGCACAGCTTCCATGTGCTCAAGAACGAGTACGGTGCCTTCGGCGGCAACTACCTGGTGCAGCACCACAGCACCTATATCGCCGAACTGATCGCCGCTGGCGCGCTCAACCTCGGCCAGCACAAGGGCGGCAGCGTGACCTATCACGACCCGTGCTACCTGGGTCGTTACAACGGCGAGTACGAGGCGCCGCGTGAAGTGCTGCGCGCCCTCGGTATCGAGGTCAAGGAGATGCAGCGTTCGGGCTTCCGCTCGCGCTGCTGCGGCGGTGGCGGCGGTGCGCCGATTACCGATATTCCTGGCAAGCAACGGATCCCCGACATGCGCATGGACGACATCCGCGAAACCGCTGCCGAGCTGGTGGCCGTGGGTTGTCCACAGTGCACGGCGATGCTCGAAGGCGTGGTCGAACCGCGTCCGTTGATCAAGGACCTGGCGGAGCTGGTCGCCGACGCCATTCTCGAAGAACAGGCCCAGGCGAGCAAACCCGCCCCGGCAAAGCGTGAACCTGCGGAGGTGCACTGA